The Musa acuminata AAA Group cultivar baxijiao chromosome BXJ1-8, Cavendish_Baxijiao_AAA, whole genome shotgun sequence genomic sequence GAGCAAGCATGCAATGGCGGAACACGAATCTTTGGACTAGTGTGGCAATTACATTGCTCGCAACACACACAGCATATGAATCGATGAATTAGAAATCTCAAAGCTTTCCAATGGAGAAGGCGCGCAGGATCAGTATGGCCTGCTGCACTTCAGATACACGATTGATTTCTAATGGCCCAGCACGACCAGTTCCTGATCGAATCCATGGAACACTTCGGGGTCGTCCTCGCCCACGTGATGCTGCTCGTTGAGGGCCGCCGCGTTCGCATGGAAGTCGGTGCTCTTGATGGTCATCCCATCCGCTCCCAATGCGACGACGTCACCCGCGACGACGTCGGTTTTCATCAACAGCATGCACGCGAGCATCGCGAGGATTACTGTCGCGCGAAGGGAGGCCATGGCATGCGTCGCCGTCGGTCGAGCCGGTGCGCAAGACGAAGAAACAAAGGCCAGCGGACGGACGGACGGAGGAAGGGATGGAAGGAGGAAGGGGAGCGAAGGAAGCTATGTAAAGGGAAGGAAGCCATCATTTGCGGAGAGACTCTCGCTCGATCTCGCTTCAACCGTTCAACAAGTTTTGGAACGAGTCATAAGGCGTCCATGAAGCCTATTATTACGTGTTTTTTCTCTCTGCAGTTTTGGAATACTAATATTATATTTCAATTATAAGCCCACAAAAACTTTGCTCAAATAATACAACTGTCAGTGTAAACAACCTTGAGTCGTGGCCTCGAGGCCGATGCGGCTCGGTTTGAGTCCGGATGACAGGGTTCTTCCCGGGACGACGTTCGAGTCCACCGAGGCGATTGGGACGGTGTCGTTGTCTCCTCcgagcaggaactcctcgccttcgCGTCCTGCGGGGACCTTTGGTTTCGCCcctacacaaaggtcgggtcggggtgctcggcccaatccctccgacgatcaagttagttgatgtGAAAGGGATTCAAATGAAGAAGTCTTTTTATGTGTCTCTTTTTTCTGCCTCCCTTTTTCGTTcgaaatgcgagggtatttatagggaagcttactgttttctGATGTGCCCGCCTACAGGGGGCAGGCtagtagcgtctgacattggtgttggcatggcgtgaagaaccgagcctgagcaggCGTTAATGCATCTCGGCCgacgttctggtccgtttgaccaggaGCTGTCGCATCGATCGAGgcatgaggcgtcatctgacgtcaaccgagtcctatcataattactatcctcatcatattcccccccccccccccccggaaagaagctatgcgtcggtcgttataacgagagtccgaggcatggcttcaactttcaggtgggctggccgcgtaggtgtgtctcgggagcaggaaaccgaggagcacgacgcaggcgggctggccgcgtaggtatgtctcgggagcaggaagccgaggagcacgacgcaggcgggctggccgcgcaggtgtgcctcgggagcaggaagccgaggagcacgacgtaggcgggctggccgcgcaggtgtgcctcgggagaaggaagccgaggagcacgacgtaggcgggctggccgcgcaggtgtgcctcgggagtaagaagccgaggagcacgacgtagacgggttggccgcgcaggtatgtcttgggagcaggaagccgaggagcacgacgcgggcgggcaaaccacgcaggtgtggtctcgggcatcgtgcggccgagtagcacgacgcaggcgggcaaaccgtgcaggtgtggtctcgggcatcgtgcGACCGAATAGCATGACGCGGGCGggcaaaccgcgcaggtgtggtctcgggcatcgtgcgaccgagggacacgaaTCAAgcaggcaggccgcgctgaggtggacttggGTAGTCTACAACCGAGCCGTGTAGATACAGAAGGGGGTTAGGCTGGAGCTAACCACGAGCCGGGAGGCAGTCAGGTAGATACTAAGCCTTTgctcggaagagactgaggcagggcctaGATTCCTTTTACGAGGACTATATCGGATAGCCACCGCGAGTGCTTGACTTCTTCTATGGAACCCGCTGCCAGAAGTTgtcccttctcctcacggccGCGCAGGCCTCCGTcgcgatgtaccggttagcccgctggagcatctctgaTACTGTGGTGGGAGGTCGCTCTGCGAGAGACCAGagaaatctggaaggtcgcaggcctatcataaacgcctacactaacagagaggggtgagtgttcggcaaaccccggatttgcgtggcaaaacaatccacaaaatgtgagagaggctcgtcctccctttgtttaAGTCCGAGGAGTAGTGCCGCGGAAGGCTTCGGCCGTGCGTAGGCcaagaagtggagctcgaagtccttgacgaGTTAGTCAAAGGAAGCAatcgttccggtcttcaagccgccATACTACGCGTGGGCCGGCCCTTTCAGAGTAGTGGGGAATGCTCTGTACATCATGGCATCCGAGGctccgtatagcgccatttgggtgcGAAAAGCAGctacgtggtccgctgggtcagtggaACTATCATAAGCGTCCAGGGAGGGGAGTcggaagttcggggggactgCATGGTCCAGTATCTCGGGCATGAACGGGGGTCCCCAGTGTACATCCTCCCCAAACTCCCCCCTTGCCCTGCGGACCTCCCTCTGCACATCGTCGAGCTGCTGATTGATGAAGCGCAACTGGGTTCGCAGGAAATCTGCGGAATCCGAAGATAATGCTTCAGGTTTTGGGTGGCCTTTTGGGTCGACCGTCGCCTGTCCTCCAAGTGGGGGTAACGAGACCCGAGGCGAAGCAGGGAGTTCTCGAGATGGTGTGGGAGCCTGGATGGGTGGCTCCTGTTGCCGCAATGGTTGGACAGCCGAGGGGCGTGATGAACGGGAAACAAGGAGAATAATGGATTGCACCATATCGGTTAGAATTCGGACTTGATAGGTGAGGTCATGGAAGGCCTCGGACGACACAGGCGACGGGGCTGCGGGGGCTCCGTCAGGCGACAACAGGCCCGGATCATTAAATAtccgccaatagcgctctgaAATCGTGGCGGGCCATTTGTCATGAGGTCCTCTAACCGGGGGGTGTTCCCCCGAAGCTCCGACCGGGTGTGATCCCGCAACCACGGGCTCGTCAAAGCAGTCCTTATGATCCCTCGACATTCCGGGGGCCCTTCctttagcgccaaaatgttagtgtaaacaaccttgagccgtggcctcgaggcCGACGTGGTTCGGTTCGGGTCTGGATGACGGGGTTCTTCCCGGGACGGCGTTTGAGTCCACCGAGGCGGTCGGGACGGTATCGTTGTCTCCTCcgagcaggaactcctcgccttcgCATCCTGCGGGGACCTTTGGCTTTgcccctgcacaaaggtcgggtcggggtgctcggcccgacccctccgactatCAAGTTAGTTGATGTGAAGGGGATTCAAATGAAGAAGTCTTTTTGTGTGTCTCTTTTTTCTCCCCCCCTTTTCCattcagaatgcgagggtatttataggaatGCTTACTGTTTTCTGATGTGCCCGCCTGCAGGGGGTAGGCtagtagcgtctgacattggtgttggcgtggcatgaAAAACTGAGCCTGagcaggcgttaatgcgcctcggtcgacgttctggTTCGTTTGACCAAGAGCTGTCGCattgatcgaggcgtgaggcatcatatgacgtcagccgagtcctatcataattactatcctcattaaCAACTCAAAGATTTCTCTCCATCTAAATATTAGATATAATAAGTCTGGGTTTGTGCCGTACTGCATCCTCCAACTGTGACATCTGGTTATAATAAGTCTGCGTCTTCTCTATTTTTTTATACAACTAATGGTAACTATTTTATCTTTCTAATTATTACATGTAAGTACATTTTATTTAAGatactattttaaataatttcatcttattttatcctctatcaaatattaaaatattttttctttcttaataatACCATACATCTACTTCAACATTTTTatcttattataaaaaaaaattgtatatCCATATGATTTCTTAATTGTCTAACACTCCAAATTATAACTACCTATTTtttataaatgtatatttattattaatttaaaaatatgttttagttactgatattttcttttcttataataatttagTGAGAATTTTATCCGATATGTGTGTTCTCGTGTGGATCTTTTGCCTTACGATAATCAATTAGAGGATGGAGAGCACACATCTAATTTTTCTTaccaaatattttctaatataagaGAAGGTTTAGGTTCGATTTTGGTGGAGTTATTAAGTTTTTATAATTTActtatgtctaaaataatctCAATATTTTAAAAATCGTAGCATATAAATTCCTTATATTTAATCTAAGTTAATAGATGTTAGAATATATTGAGtggtaataaattattaatatactaatatatataatttaagttaaaaaaatgataataggTGGATTTGAAAACGTGGATCAGCTGCGTAATTAACCCTGTGAATGTGAGCTAGGAGATGCTAGTCTTCACAACAAAGTGCTCCCATGCCTTCCACTTTCCTTGTATTACTACCCATGTTAAGAGTCTCATCTGCTTTGCCTCCTGACACCATGCACCCTTTCTTTCCGCGCTCCACCATCGAGAAGATGATACTTTGGGCAAGGGGCAATGGGAGAGATGGAGAACTAGAACCCGAATAGAAGCACTACCAATGACGACAATTAAAAAACCAACAAATGTGGGGAATGATAGTTGGGGGAGAACAAAGTGGCTACTCTCGTCACTACTATTGTTGTTGCTAAGGTCTATGACGACGACAAATCACTGCTACTTATGTCAAAGCCCAACCAAGGAGGTGGCATATGGTTCAATCCTTATACCAAAAACAACATACAAGAACAAGAATAAGGAAACTTACAACGACAACAAAGAGATAAAAGATGTAGAATGAGAGGACGAGTTCTATGGGCTCCTTGCGGCCCCTCGTGCTCGATTTGCTAGCTGCACTAACGGAGGAGTCCTTTGTTGGCCGACACTGAGGTCCAGGGATGGTGGCATCCTTATGAGCGGAGGCACCAAAGCTACATGGTTTCTCTCAAGGTGAAAAGCACCACCAATATGATCCTTTGCCCCTCTTCGTGCCTCAATTGATCCGATGGCAATGCTGGACATAAGCTAAGGCATGAAAAAGAAGAAGTTTCATATGCCGAAGCACGCAATGCGACTAGTGATTTCCTCTTTGGGCTCTAGGGACCGACTCTCCATTATGATCTTTTTGATGAGGCTTCTCCTGCTACGATGGATGTGGAGAAAGACTAGTGCACAACCCATCGAATCATGGAaagattagttttaaaaaaagatTAATTAGCTAATCAGTTATTATGAATAATTTATTAgtgaatcaattttttttaacttaaattatatttattattatattaataatttattatgaataagTATATCATGAGaaatttatatgttatatttttaaaaatataaaaaatattttataagtgaataaattataaaatttaagagATCGATGATTAAAATTATAAAGATTAAAAATGGACCTTTAAGCCGACATGTATTTTATCACAGCCGCTGAGTACCAATCTTCCCACATTTGACCCATTCTGCTATCACCCACATCACTGTCTTCGTCAGTCATTCACACAGAAACCTTGTGGGagtcttcaagtttgaatcagtaCACTGATTCATCCCATCCCGAAAGAGCATGAAATCAGCAGCTGTCATGATTTAAACTTCTCCACAAACTccatattaaattataataagtAGACTGACTCCAATCTTTAAGCTACAGTACTGACTTCAACCATCTCAAGTCACAATACAACCTCTGCTCTTCCACAGCCTACTACTACGTGTTTCAACCTTCAATGAAGGTCTGCATCAGCACTGTCCCCAAAGCCATCGGCCTTTGTCAGCCATTGGACCTATTTCCTATTTAACATCCCACAACTCTGCCCTCTCCCAATGCAAACCACCCAAGACAATGCACAAAGCTGTAGCCTATTAATAATGCTAATGTTACGGGTGCCTCACCAAGTACATCAGAGCTACCAGTCCTTGTTTCCAGCCACCCACCCTTCCTCCGATCTCCCCCACCAAACCCCAAAGCCAAGGGAATCATcgttcttcttctcctttctctctttcttctcttagCTTTCTTCGCAGTGGGAGCATAAAAAAGCCGTCTTTTGCTTGTTTTACTGGCAAGGAGATGAAGAAGCTTGGCAACGGGAAAGGGCGGAGGGTTCACCCTGTCCCACCGCCGGGGGCGGCGCTCCCGGCAGCGGTGATGGCCCTGGCGGCGGTTCTCACCGCAGAGGATCAGGAGGTGCTGGCGTACTTGCTCTCCGGCGGCAGCGGGAGGTGGAGGGAGCAGCGACGGCGGCGGGCGCACCCTCCGGAGCTGGAGTGCGGATGCTTCGGGTGCTACAAGAGCTTCTGGGCCCGGTGGGACGCGTCGCCGAACCGGCACGTCATCCACCGCATCATCGACGCCGTCGAAGAGAGCCTGGAGGCCAGGGAGTGCGACCGCGGGGGAGGAGGCCGCCGCCGCAGGCGGAGCGGCCGCGGCGGGAACAAAGGCGCCATCTTGGCGCCGAACGCGAcggcggtggcggaggcggaggaggcggcggaCAGCTTGAGAGTCGAGGGGAAGGGGTCCCCGGCACTGAACGCAGAACACTTCCCgcatgatgatggtgatgactatgacgacgatgatgacgaggatgaggatgatgagcatgatgatgaggaggagcaAGAAATGAACgagagcaacaacaacaacaacaacaagagcaAGAACTCCGTGAGAAGATTTATGAGTTTTATTGGGGAAACAGTGTGGGGAGTTTGGAATTGAATGAAAGAAGAGATGGAGATAAAAAAGAAATGCTTTTTGGGAGATCGGAAAGGTTAGTTtgatgttctctctctctctctctctcctttttgagTGCTCTCGTTTCTTTGGTAGGGAAAGACGCTCCTAATCTCTCTGCTTCTGTTGTATATTTTCCTTTGTTGTAATGAGAAATCAGCCTTTCTCAGCAACAACTACTGCATGTAAAAAGAGCACAAGAAAAGAATTATGGTAGCTCCTTGCTTCCCTCTGATGTTTGCATGTATATGATCTCATTCCATTTCAATTTTCTGTTCTctttgatttagagaagaagttcaATCCTGGAAGCAGATTATAGGAGAGTATTACCATGTTCTGTAATCACGCATTCAAAGCTGTCTTCAGATAttattctgctttccttttctattAGTGTTGTCTGTGTGTGACAAGTGGGATCTGTGTGATACGGTTCCTCGAGCATTTGTGGCTTCTGCGTTGGACGCCGGTACTGTCGGAGCCGTGTAATCCAATGCGTCTCTTGCTACATAGCTTCGTATGGACTTTGTTGAGCACCAGATGATCACCAAAGCCGCAAAGCTTTCGTCTTCATTTCTTAGTCGACCTGCCGTGGCAATTGTTCTCCTCAATTATTTCCCTCTTTGGGCTTCTTTTCACAGAGCTCTTACCTTCACAAACAATACTCCTCCGTTTGTTGTCTTTGGTAGAAAGCGAACAGAGAGAGGGCGAGCGGCGCAAAGCACTAGGACTGGCGAGCATTGGGTGCTTTGGTAATGCCAAAAGAGGGACAGGCCAATTCTTTAGCAGCTTTTCCTAGTTTCCAGGCCGGGGTTGGCGTACCCAAAGCATGTCCTGTATCCTTTTGATCTTTGTTTGCTAGTGTTTGTGCAGTGACTACTCTGTTTCCTGTGGATTCATTTCGGTAACGCTCCTTCCGTAGGTGTAAATTCATCTCGCGGTCCATTTCTGGTCTGTCATGTGAGGTGGAGAGTTGGCGTAGAAGAGACATAAGCTTGACGAGACAGTAGGCAAAGATTGATGCAAATCTAAGAATGATTCAGATTCTGCTGCTACAAAATGAGTGGAAACTAAGCAGACGTCATTATCGGAGCAATCTTCCCTGTTCATCGGGAGATGCAGAGCATCCATCCTGGGGGACATTACTTGCCACCTACACATCTTCCTTCGTCGTGCCTCTCTCCTCTCTTTGCCACCATGAAAGCGATCTCTCGGAGACCTACGGACGCATCAATCCGCGAGCTTTCTCGCAAAAGCCGTCCATTAGATGGCTGGATGAGTCATTTTTCCGTGTCCTCTTCCTTCAGATTTGTGTGTTAGGTCGTAAAGAAGACACGATTGTAAAGTAGCTGAGTCACTGGTCGCATGAAATGCTGATCATTGCTTGCATCTGAAGTAACACAAATGCCATCGTCATTCAAGAAATAGCCGACGAGCTGATATCGGATTGTGTACGTGATGCAATCTGGAGATATGTGGGCTTGGTTGGAAGGCTAAAGAGACTGAGAGGCCCATTCTGTCTTGGTTGGCTTAGCATCCTTCTGCAAGCTTTATTTCCTCAGAATCTGCTGCCTTGATAGAAATCTTCATGATCTAattttcatatcaaaattttcatatcaCTTGCTAAGAATAATTAGTAGTAAATTCAAACCAAAAATTATGTTGACTTGATTACTctagacaaagaaaaaaaaaagatgagcgATTATTAGTTTCAAGAAAATTAGATTCAGTTGATTAATTTCTCACCAAATCCTCTTGGGAATTGTGCGACCATCACACGCCCCCATGTCGTCTCTTCCAAATCCCATCGCCATAAACAATTGAAACCATTCATTATATATAAAGCTCAAGTCTTGGTTCCGTTTACGTGTTCTTTCCAATGTCTTCGATCCACCATTGTAAGATCAAAGCTTTTCTAAGTACATATATTTGTTGATTAGATTGTTGAGTGGGTGATGGAGTGGTTGACAAAAAGGAGGAGTTTGAGAACCATTGCTTGCTTATAAGTCAATTCCTTCAATTGTACAT encodes the following:
- the LOC135680414 gene encoding uncharacterized protein LOC135680414; its protein translation is MKKLGNGKGRRVHPVPPPGAALPAAVMALAAVLTAEDQEVLAYLLSGGSGRWREQRRRRAHPPELECGCFGCYKSFWARWDASPNRHVIHRIIDAVEESLEARECDRGGGGRRRRRSGRGGNKGAILAPNATAVAEAEEAADSLRVEGKGSPALNAEHFPHDDGDDYDDDDDEDEDDEHDDEEEQEMNESNNNNNNKSKNSVRRFMSFIGETVWGVWN